A single region of the Pirellulales bacterium genome encodes:
- a CDS encoding DUF1592 domain-containing protein, translated as AALEATGYILANLNNILEVDEQHPERLKKLQDFCETWLARAWRRELTVEERKSYIEQQFAATDPPEAAKRVLILGLKSPQFLYRDIQPQNTPFARAEQLAWALWDSLPDQSLRDAAAKNELQTPEQIRDQIERMLRDTRAVFKLKSFLLAWLKADQIQDLAKDQTKFPGFDEALIADLRTSLELQLEDFLRSGGDVLATADVRDLFRQRQIYLNGRLAKFYGIDAPADAPFAKYELNPNERAGVLTHPYLMTSFAHNATTSPIHRGVFLARGILGMSLRPPPEAVAPLAPDLHPDLTTRQRVALQTKANVCMSCHGIINPLGFALEQFDAVGRFRTEENGQPIDASGSYLTRDGQLVKVNNARELADFLLSSSEAQEAFCTQLFHHLIQQPVRAYGSQSAPELVTTLVEGNHQLKPLIIAILLKSTLAPPPNFADTP; from the coding sequence GCCGCCCTGGAGGCCACGGGGTATATCCTGGCCAATCTAAATAACATATTAGAAGTCGACGAGCAGCACCCCGAACGGCTGAAAAAACTTCAGGATTTTTGCGAAACCTGGCTCGCCCGCGCCTGGCGGCGGGAGTTGACCGTTGAGGAGCGGAAATCCTATATCGAGCAACAGTTTGCGGCGACTGATCCCCCTGAGGCCGCCAAACGCGTGTTGATCCTTGGCCTCAAATCCCCCCAATTTTTATACCGCGACATCCAGCCGCAAAATACACCATTTGCCCGCGCCGAACAACTCGCCTGGGCGTTGTGGGATTCGCTGCCTGATCAATCCTTGCGGGACGCGGCGGCCAAAAACGAACTGCAGACCCCGGAGCAAATCCGCGACCAGATCGAACGAATGCTGCGCGATACGCGCGCGGTTTTTAAGCTGAAATCATTTTTACTTGCCTGGCTCAAGGCGGATCAAATTCAAGACTTGGCCAAGGACCAGACCAAGTTTCCCGGGTTTGACGAGGCACTGATTGCCGACCTGCGAACGTCGTTAGAGCTGCAACTGGAGGACTTTTTACGCAGCGGCGGGGATGTTCTAGCCACGGCGGACGTGCGGGATTTATTTCGCCAGCGGCAGATTTATCTGAATGGACGATTGGCCAAGTTTTACGGTATCGACGCCCCCGCGGACGCTCCCTTTGCCAAATATGAACTTAACCCCAACGAACGGGCGGGGGTTTTGACCCATCCCTACTTGATGACCAGCTTTGCCCATAATGCCACCACTTCTCCCATTCATCGGGGAGTGTTTTTAGCGCGGGGGATATTGGGAATGTCGCTACGTCCACCGCCAGAGGCCGTGGCTCCACTCGCCCCGGATTTGCATCCCGACTTGACCACCCGCCAACGCGTGGCCCTCCAGACCAAGGCCAATGTCTGCATGAGTTGCCACGGCATCATCAACCCGCTGGGATTCGCGCTAGAACAGTTTGACGCGGTGGGGCGTTTTCGAACCGAGGAAAACGGCCAGCCCATTGACGCCAGCGGCAGCTACCTGACGCGCGACGGCCAACTGGTCAAAGTCAACAACGCCCGGGAGCTGGCGGACTTTTTATTATCCAGTTCCGAAGCCCAAGAAGCTTTTTGCACCCAGCTCTTTCACCACTTGATCCAGCAGCCGGTGCGGGCGTATGGATCGCAATCCGCCCCCGAATTGGTAACCACCCTAGTCGAGGGAAACCACCAACTAAAACCATTAATTATTGCCATTTTGTTAAAGTCCACCTTGGCTCCCCCCCCAAATTTCGCCGATACGCCCTAA
- a CDS encoding DUF1552 domain-containing protein codes for MPHNASRRDFLRKLGLSAASLPFVLNLPSLGFANQTARKQRLVVIFSPNGIVPKNFWPEKFGADFELKPILAPLAPFKDKTLILKGVCDKVRGDGDNHMRGMGCLLTGTELFPGNIQGGSDTPAGWASGISIDQELKHFLQSQDSTRTRFGSLEFGVLVPERADTWTRMVYAGANKPIAPIDNPYAMFNKLYGQQKDQAALASVLDEVRGDLQKLAQAVSAEDRRLLDEHAGFVRQMEAELQTDQSANVGHAVPELEQGIKEENDNIPKIAKLQIELLVNSFTQDFSRIATFQITNSVGQPKMRWLGIEEGHHELSHEPDSNEQAVEKLTKINTWYCEQLAYLCQRLAETPEPGGGGSLLDNTTVIWTNELGQGNSHTLDNIPFVLVGGGLDFKLGQAHDFKDQPHNRLLLSLAHAFGHRIDKFGNRDFCGAGPLGLT; via the coding sequence ATGCCACATAACGCCAGCCGCCGCGATTTTTTACGCAAATTGGGCCTCAGCGCCGCCAGCTTGCCCTTTGTGCTAAATCTTCCCAGCTTGGGCTTTGCCAACCAAACCGCGCGCAAACAGCGGTTGGTGGTGATCTTTAGCCCCAACGGCATCGTGCCCAAGAACTTTTGGCCGGAAAAATTCGGCGCGGATTTTGAGCTAAAGCCGATTCTGGCCCCCCTGGCTCCATTCAAGGATAAAACTCTGATCCTCAAGGGGGTCTGTGACAAGGTCCGTGGCGATGGCGACAACCACATGCGCGGCATGGGCTGTCTTTTGACCGGGACAGAGCTATTCCCCGGCAACATTCAGGGAGGCTCCGACACGCCCGCTGGTTGGGCGAGCGGGATTTCCATTGACCAAGAGCTAAAGCATTTTTTGCAGTCACAGGACTCCACGCGCACGCGGTTTGGGTCGCTGGAATTTGGCGTGTTGGTGCCGGAACGGGCCGACACCTGGACGCGCATGGTTTATGCCGGGGCAAATAAACCGATCGCCCCCATCGATAATCCCTACGCCATGTTTAATAAGCTGTACGGCCAGCAAAAAGACCAGGCGGCCCTAGCCAGCGTCTTGGACGAGGTTCGCGGCGACCTGCAAAAGCTGGCCCAGGCCGTCAGTGCCGAGGACCGCCGCCTGCTGGATGAGCACGCGGGCTTTGTCCGTCAAATGGAAGCCGAACTGCAAACCGACCAATCCGCCAACGTCGGCCACGCCGTCCCCGAGTTAGAACAAGGCATTAAGGAGGAAAACGACAATATCCCCAAAATCGCCAAGCTGCAAATTGAATTGCTGGTTAATAGCTTTACCCAGGATTTCTCGCGGATCGCGACCTTTCAAATCACGAATTCCGTCGGCCAGCCCAAGATGCGGTGGCTGGGGATAGAAGAGGGGCATCACGAACTGTCGCACGAGCCGGACAGCAACGAACAAGCCGTGGAAAAACTGACCAAAATCAACACCTGGTACTGTGAACAACTGGCCTACCTGTGCCAGCGGCTGGCCGAAACGCCCGAACCGGGGGGAGGGGGATCGCTGCTCGACAATACCACGGTGATCTGGACCAACGAACTGGGCCAAGGTAATAGCCACACGCTGGACAATATCCCGTTTGTGCTGGTGGGCGGGGGGCTCGACTTTAAGCTGGGCCAGGCCCACGACTTTAAGGATCAGCCGCACAACCGGTTGTTACTGTCCCTGGCGCATGCTTTTGGCCACCGGATTGACAAATTTGGTAACCGCGACTTCTGCGGCGCGGGACCGCTGGGGTTAACCTAA